In Blautia wexlerae DSM 19850, a single window of DNA contains:
- a CDS encoding helix-turn-helix domain-containing protein: protein MAIYRKLLIIPFYLPSLPILKAVSKLKVLAWIQFLHHNTLLKNTFYTEAELRKTLAENLVYLRKSKQTKLSQKAVARLLHLPEKTIMNYENGHTLPSAYAVFRLAQYYGCTMEDLLTQNMKKKER, encoded by the coding sequence GTGGCGATATACAGGAAGCTGCTCATTATACCATTTTATCTTCCGTCACTGCCGATTCTGAAAGCCGTATCGAAATTGAAGGTTCTTGCTTGGATACAGTTCTTGCATCATAACACACTATTGAAGAACACCTTTTATACCGAAGCCGAACTACGCAAAACTCTGGCAGAAAATCTCGTTTATTTAAGAAAATCCAAGCAGACGAAACTCTCTCAGAAAGCCGTAGCAAGACTTCTGCATCTACCGGAAAAAACAATTATGAACTATGAAAATGGGCATACGCTTCCATCTGCTTACGCCGTCTTTCGGTTAGCCCAGTATTACGGCTGTACAATGGAAGATCTCCTAACCCAAAATATGAAAAAGAAAGAAAGGTGA
- the ligA gene encoding NAD-dependent DNA ligase LigA, which translates to MNHSNELSNVEKIKQLVDYLNLQRNAYYNENSPNISDAEYDRIFDELVELEKQTGFVLSNSPTQTVGYTPISELPKVKHPVPLLSLDKTKQVQDLISFAGKQPVLFMLKLDGLTTKLVYENGTLVEASTRGDGEIGELITHNIPAYVDVPLSIPYKGRLVIVGESFIPTNDFERLKETLRDGKGEPYKNGRNLASGSVRSLDPANCAGRCLHFMPFNVLEGLDSPFLFPDSRAMKISSLFDYGFQPCPYIAANHPLTSELVNQYIERLTDLAGKKHLPIDGIVMIFDSLDYSKNCGRTGHHYKDGLAFKFEDETYETTLRNIEWTPTRFGEIAPVGVFDPVEIDGCSVSRATLHNLTFIKELELVPGCRISVSKRNMIIPHIEENLERGHYVDAVPPVCPCCGSQTRIYQRKGNDGRLIETVHCDNPNCDSQIRKRFTHFVGKKAMNIEGLSETTLEKFLTLGYLQTFPDIYHLNEHQEEILQLEGFGKKSFERLWNSITSSRNTTFVRFLVSMDIPMVGRTKSRILDTVFHGSLQEFFDAASGDYDFTQLDDFGDTLNQNIHDWFSDENNLILWHELQKELIFEERKEMNTMMKENVFTGCTIVATGKLAHFTRDEINSKILELGAKAGSSVTKKTDYLICGEKAGSKLAKAQSLGIKILSEDEFLEMIA; encoded by the coding sequence ATGAACCACTCTAATGAATTATCAAACGTGGAAAAAATCAAACAACTGGTGGACTATCTGAATTTACAGCGTAACGCTTATTATAATGAGAACAGTCCGAATATCAGTGATGCGGAATATGACCGAATCTTCGATGAATTAGTGGAATTAGAAAAGCAGACAGGCTTTGTCTTATCCAATTCACCGACACAAACCGTAGGCTATACTCCCATCAGTGAACTTCCCAAAGTAAAGCATCCGGTCCCTTTGCTCTCTTTAGATAAGACAAAGCAGGTACAGGACTTGATAAGTTTTGCCGGTAAGCAGCCAGTTCTGTTTATGCTGAAGTTGGACGGATTAACGACTAAATTGGTCTACGAAAATGGAACACTTGTAGAGGCTTCCACGCGTGGCGACGGAGAAATTGGGGAACTTATCACCCATAACATCCCTGCATACGTTGATGTCCCTCTCTCAATTCCATATAAAGGCCGGCTGGTGATTGTTGGAGAATCCTTCATCCCAACCAATGACTTTGAGCGTTTAAAAGAAACCCTCCGAGATGGAAAAGGAGAACCTTACAAAAATGGGCGAAATCTGGCTTCTGGCTCTGTGCGAAGTCTTGATCCGGCAAATTGTGCAGGGCGCTGTCTGCACTTTATGCCTTTTAATGTTCTGGAAGGTCTGGACTCTCCATTTCTCTTTCCAGACAGCAGAGCTATGAAAATTTCCAGCCTGTTTGACTATGGTTTTCAGCCTTGTCCTTATATTGCTGCAAACCATCCCTTAACCTCGGAACTTGTAAATCAGTATATTGAAAGGCTGACTGATCTGGCAGGCAAAAAACATCTGCCTATTGACGGAATTGTAATGATTTTCGACAGTCTGGACTATTCCAAAAACTGCGGGCGTACCGGACATCATTATAAAGATGGACTGGCTTTTAAGTTTGAAGACGAAACTTACGAAACCACTCTTCGCAATATAGAATGGACACCCACCCGTTTCGGAGAAATTGCACCTGTGGGAGTTTTTGACCCTGTGGAAATTGACGGATGCTCTGTTTCCAGAGCAACCCTTCACAATCTGACCTTTATCAAAGAATTAGAATTGGTGCCAGGTTGTAGAATTTCTGTATCAAAACGTAATATGATCATTCCTCATATTGAAGAAAATCTGGAACGTGGTCATTACGTAGATGCAGTTCCTCCTGTATGTCCATGCTGTGGTTCTCAGACTCGTATCTATCAAAGAAAAGGAAATGATGGGCGTCTCATTGAAACGGTGCATTGTGACAATCCCAACTGTGATAGCCAGATCCGAAAACGCTTTACACATTTCGTTGGAAAAAAAGCAATGAACATCGAGGGACTCTCCGAAACTACCTTGGAAAAATTCCTGACTTTGGGTTATCTCCAGACATTTCCGGATATTTACCATCTAAATGAACATCAGGAAGAAATCTTACAGTTGGAAGGTTTCGGTAAAAAATCCTTTGAAAGATTATGGAATTCCATTACTTCCAGCCGGAATACTACCTTTGTCCGGTTCCTGGTTTCCATGGATATTCCTATGGTCGGAAGGACCAAAAGCAGGATTTTGGATACAGTATTCCACGGCAGTCTACAGGAATTTTTTGATGCTGCCTCTGGTGACTATGATTTCACCCAGTTAGATGACTTTGGTGATACTCTGAATCAGAATATCCATGACTGGTTTTCTGATGAAAACAATTTAATTCTCTGGCACGAACTCCAAAAAGAACTTATATTTGAAGAAAGAAAGGAAATGAATACTATGATGAAAGAAAATGTATTTACAGGATGTACTATCGTTGCAACAGGAAAACTTGCTCATTTTACAAGAGATGAAATCAACTCGAAGATTTTAGAGCTTGGAGCAAAAGCCGGCAGTTCTGTCACAAAAAAGACAGATTATCTAATTTGTGGGGAAAAAGCCGGCAGTAAATTAGCAAAAGCCCAGTCTCTCGGCATTAAGATTTTATCTGAAGATGAGTTTCTTGAAATGATTGCGTAA
- a CDS encoding DUF3990 domain-containing protein, translating into MSIQSDIEMLSIEALEYYAKKHQISEDDAFNIFYKHQVFEKILVQHETLHQLDIHDTFQYVEDIIEEDTPTLVLFHGSNIAFDKIDLNKSHNRRDFGRGFYCTVLEQQANEWANRLYLRTHTGGKYVYRYIFQQSEELKIKHFATLDKEWLEFVKLNRTVGDIQHHYDVVIGPVADDNTMETVQLYLSGILSVDEAVTRLRYNKVNNQVSFHTPLALEHLVLESRKDV; encoded by the coding sequence ATGAGTATTCAATCAGATATAGAGATGCTATCAATTGAAGCACTGGAATATTATGCTAAAAAGCACCAAATATCAGAAGACGATGCCTTTAATATTTTCTACAAACATCAAGTATTTGAAAAAATACTGGTACAACACGAAACGTTGCACCAATTAGATATTCATGATACTTTTCAATACGTAGAAGATATTATAGAAGAAGATACGCCCACGCTTGTTCTTTTCCATGGCTCCAATATTGCATTTGATAAAATCGATTTGAACAAATCACATAACCGTCGTGATTTTGGTCGTGGATTTTATTGCACAGTTCTCGAACAGCAGGCAAATGAATGGGCGAACCGCCTGTACTTGCGTACTCATACTGGCGGCAAATATGTGTATCGGTATATCTTCCAGCAATCCGAGGAACTAAAAATCAAACATTTTGCCACCTTGGACAAGGAATGGTTGGAGTTTGTCAAACTCAACCGTACTGTCGGCGATATCCAGCATCACTATGATGTTGTAATTGGGCCTGTTGCGGATGATAATACCATGGAAACTGTACAACTTTATTTGTCCGGTATCTTGAGCGTGGATGAAGCGGTTACAAGGCTTCGGTATAATAAGGTTAATAATCAGGTTTCCTTTCACACCCCACTTGCTCTTGAACATCTGGTATTGGAATCTCGAAAGGATGTGTAA
- a CDS encoding AAA family ATPase, producing the protein MPNTNFVPNWTFERTLPFPFDSYSGKSAVMKDIASKYCNQPKKRATLHSATLQAVFSYMDLENPPAGKAEEELGAIGSQANNFTIAEYPSRTGLLHVVVYNRMTGKFIAGKYEKPLDLDSKPEPYQFKKDEDSGSALYFALMPTFLSDDEFNEKYQELKQHRDDGFPDLPKAAETAAVLCDNVYRRIRYGDSLPIGNIKVDTPANGVLQRLTPLNIQKGVYAPTEIIQGTFQVLKGGHHYTASAVSIPKEDFVDKYILSNSRTLTSQEESTVPILEDWYVIPKEIQRICEHAKLTTDSKQPMRNFMLRGPAGTGKTEGAKAIAAGLHLPYRCITCSANTEIFDLLGQILPDVDEKQLSLVGELPSFQDITLDPATAYEKLTGTYDEKVSENTVYEELIHHISEEMKQKQAATSNSQQFRYVDTPLVEAIRNGYLVEIQEPTVIANPGVLVGLNSLLDRCNSVFLPNGEVIHRHPDTTIVVTTNHDYAGCRPMNQSVISRMNMVIDMDEPDEETMVERVLAITGCSDKKSVRTMTQIVRSIAQYCQDNLITDGCCGVRELIAWVQSFMVCGDIQEAAHYTILSSVTADSESRIEIEGSCLDTVLAS; encoded by the coding sequence ATGCCAAATACAAACTTTGTCCCTAACTGGACTTTTGAAAGAACGCTACCATTTCCATTTGACAGCTATTCCGGGAAAAGTGCAGTGATGAAAGACATCGCTTCCAAATACTGTAATCAGCCTAAAAAACGGGCTACTCTCCATTCTGCTACTTTGCAGGCAGTTTTTTCTTATATGGATTTGGAAAATCCACCTGCTGGAAAAGCAGAGGAAGAACTCGGAGCCATTGGAAGCCAAGCAAACAATTTTACAATCGCAGAATATCCAAGCCGTACCGGGTTGCTGCATGTAGTGGTCTACAACCGTATGACTGGGAAATTTATAGCCGGAAAGTATGAAAAACCTTTGGATCTGGACAGTAAACCAGAGCCATATCAGTTTAAAAAAGATGAAGATTCCGGAAGTGCTCTTTATTTTGCTTTAATGCCTACGTTTCTTTCTGATGACGAATTCAATGAAAAATATCAGGAATTAAAGCAACACCGTGATGACGGTTTTCCTGACCTGCCCAAAGCTGCAGAAACGGCTGCGGTTCTTTGTGATAACGTGTACCGCAGGATCCGTTATGGTGATTCCCTTCCTATCGGGAACATCAAAGTTGACACTCCTGCAAATGGCGTGCTCCAAAGACTTACACCACTGAATATCCAAAAAGGTGTTTATGCACCAACGGAAATTATCCAGGGTACCTTTCAGGTATTAAAAGGTGGACATCACTATACTGCTTCCGCCGTTTCAATTCCCAAAGAAGATTTTGTCGATAAATACATCCTGTCCAATTCTCGGACATTAACTTCCCAAGAAGAATCAACCGTTCCTATTCTCGAAGATTGGTATGTAATCCCAAAAGAAATCCAAAGAATATGCGAACATGCCAAATTAACAACTGACAGCAAGCAGCCTATGCGGAATTTTATGCTCCGTGGGCCTGCTGGAACGGGAAAGACCGAAGGTGCCAAAGCCATTGCTGCAGGACTTCACCTGCCTTACCGATGCATCACCTGCTCGGCAAATACAGAAATTTTTGACCTTCTTGGACAGATTTTACCTGATGTAGATGAAAAACAGCTTTCTTTGGTAGGGGAACTGCCCTCTTTTCAAGACATTACCCTAGATCCGGCTACTGCCTATGAAAAATTAACGGGTACTTATGATGAAAAAGTATCAGAAAATACAGTTTATGAAGAATTGATCCATCATATATCTGAGGAAATGAAACAGAAACAAGCTGCTACCTCCAACAGCCAACAGTTCCGCTATGTGGATACACCACTGGTTGAAGCCATCCGAAACGGCTATCTGGTAGAAATACAGGAGCCTACGGTGATTGCCAATCCTGGTGTACTGGTAGGGCTTAATTCCCTGTTGGACCGTTGTAACAGTGTATTTCTGCCAAACGGGGAAGTCATCCATCGGCATCCGGATACTACCATTGTAGTCACAACTAATCATGACTATGCCGGCTGTCGTCCCATGAACCAGTCTGTCATTTCAAGGATGAATATGGTCATAGATATGGATGAACCGGATGAAGAGACCATGGTAGAGCGTGTTCTTGCTATTACCGGATGTTCCGATAAAAAATCAGTACGTACCATGACACAGATTGTACGTTCCATCGCACAGTATTGTCAGGATAACCTGATAACAGATGGCTGCTGTGGAGTCCGGGAATTAATTGCCTGGGTTCAGTCTTTTATGGTATGTGGCGATATACAGGAAGCTGCTCATTATACCATTTTATCTTCCGTCACTGCCGATTCTGAAAGCCGTATCGAAATTGAAGGTTCTTGCTTGGATACAGTTCTTGCATCATAA
- a CDS encoding NADAR family protein, protein MYINTYSNHYQQTIDHFHGAYAFLSNFYPSRIYYRGYWYANNEAAFQAQKTISPKEQLQFTKLRNPKDAKKLGREVQLRSDWESVKLMYMYEICMCKFMQNPTLCKALLATGNCHLVEGNNWGDYFWGSVNGHGENHLGKILMDIRAKLQFEC, encoded by the coding sequence ATGTATATTAATACCTATTCGAATCATTACCAGCAAACAATTGACCACTTTCATGGAGCATACGCTTTTCTTAGTAACTTCTATCCTTCCCGGATATATTACCGGGGCTACTGGTATGCAAATAATGAGGCTGCTTTCCAGGCACAAAAGACCATTTCCCCTAAAGAACAGCTTCAATTTACCAAATTAAGGAATCCAAAAGATGCAAAAAAACTGGGAAGAGAAGTGCAGCTCCGTTCAGACTGGGAAAGTGTAAAGCTTATGTACATGTATGAAATTTGTATGTGCAAATTCATGCAGAATCCTACCCTATGTAAAGCATTACTTGCTACTGGGAATTGTCACCTTGTTGAAGGAAACAACTGGGGAGATTACTTTTGGGGTTCTGTAAATGGTCATGGCGAAAATCATCTGGGCAAAATTCTTATGGATATACGTGCAAAGCTTCAATTTGAATGTTAA
- a CDS encoding vWA domain-containing protein, with the protein MIRDTESKITDEELFLSSAFQKYQTSLAKTATGRSRYGLQVLMEWDSSENADIAYTDNYRIHCNAANSITQSFPSRFLRSQSLTGLTGHEIGHLRYSDFASLQLYLTNMENGSFYPEAPDNLPSGYKANLQDILDAMEEKDNATCLTLSRCAAQFNNILEDIYIEARMCEEYPGTFKQGIQINNLRMSELIPSIQEQIDCGYQPFSIMSNLILSYCRTGNINNRTNYSGEYTDTLSDCMDYIDDALIATQGKERLRASNYLLVLCWNYIQPMVELTRESLKKQDSTQVGDALEDLLRKESGSGSPLPTGKNGGIPKNIPGPTVKSKTPITCDLSGLDPNYRQDAINQAEKVLQEEGGRIELAKTTAVLDGNNPGITYASQYAGSGYENAANDLARILNDVATEKAQNGYEQELTEDLQKSADEIHYGNAHAGIHVTIHRINPVSDFFIKSYQTVASPLLRTSKRLQSSILPLLKEEAEGGKQKNLLFGKRLDMRALYRKDGGIFTRTRLPDEEQKLSVGLLVDESGSMGWGDRITHARKTAIVLYDFCMSLGIPITIYGHSTDSKGVALYSYAEFDSLDASDRYRLIDMSARNGNRDGAALRYVAEHLAKRPESQKLLIIISDGQPADCGYSGTEAEADLRGIKNEYRKRGIVIFAAAIGDDKENIRRIYQDGFLDITKLEDLPKNMTQLVKQYLK; encoded by the coding sequence ATGATTCGGGATACGGAGTCAAAAATCACTGATGAAGAACTCTTTCTTTCATCGGCTTTCCAAAAATACCAAACATCTCTGGCGAAAACGGCTACTGGCCGTTCTCGCTATGGACTTCAGGTGCTTATGGAATGGGACAGTTCTGAAAATGCAGACATCGCTTATACAGATAATTATAGAATTCACTGTAACGCCGCAAACTCGATAACCCAAAGCTTTCCTTCCCGATTTCTGCGGTCACAAAGCCTGACTGGTCTAACTGGACATGAAATCGGACATCTGCGTTACTCTGATTTTGCATCACTACAGCTTTATCTGACCAATATGGAAAATGGTTCCTTCTATCCAGAAGCACCAGACAATCTGCCTTCTGGATACAAGGCAAATCTGCAGGACATCTTAGATGCCATGGAAGAAAAAGATAACGCAACGTGTCTGACGCTATCCCGCTGTGCTGCACAGTTTAATAATATACTGGAGGACATCTACATTGAAGCCCGGATGTGTGAAGAATATCCCGGAACTTTTAAGCAGGGAATACAGATCAATAATCTGCGGATGTCTGAATTGATTCCTTCTATACAGGAACAAATTGACTGTGGCTATCAGCCGTTTTCCATTATGAGCAATTTAATTTTGTCTTATTGCCGGACTGGTAATATAAATAACCGCACGAATTATTCTGGAGAATACACAGACACCCTTTCAGACTGCATGGATTATATTGACGATGCTTTAATTGCCACACAGGGGAAAGAACGCTTACGTGCTTCCAACTATCTTTTAGTACTTTGCTGGAACTATATTCAGCCTATGGTAGAGTTAACCAGAGAGTCTTTAAAAAAGCAGGATAGTACCCAAGTTGGCGATGCTCTGGAGGATCTGCTGCGGAAAGAATCAGGTAGCGGATCTCCTCTTCCAACTGGTAAAAACGGAGGAATCCCTAAAAACATTCCAGGTCCTACAGTAAAATCAAAAACTCCTATAACCTGTGACTTATCTGGTCTTGATCCAAATTACAGACAAGATGCAATCAACCAGGCAGAAAAAGTACTGCAGGAAGAAGGAGGAAGAATTGAACTTGCTAAAACTACAGCAGTATTAGATGGAAATAATCCAGGAATCACATACGCATCACAGTATGCCGGTTCCGGTTATGAAAATGCAGCGAATGATCTTGCACGCATCCTAAATGATGTTGCTACGGAAAAAGCCCAAAATGGTTATGAACAGGAATTAACAGAAGACTTGCAAAAATCGGCGGATGAAATACATTACGGAAATGCCCATGCAGGCATCCATGTAACAATCCACCGCATCAATCCCGTTTCCGACTTTTTTATCAAATCTTATCAAACAGTTGCTTCCCCTCTTTTGCGGACCTCCAAAAGGCTGCAAAGTTCCATTCTTCCTTTATTAAAAGAAGAGGCAGAAGGCGGGAAACAAAAAAACCTGTTATTTGGTAAAAGGCTGGATATGCGGGCTTTATACCGAAAGGACGGCGGTATCTTTACCAGAACCAGGCTTCCGGATGAAGAACAAAAACTTTCCGTGGGACTTTTGGTTGATGAAAGTGGTTCTATGGGCTGGGGAGATCGTATTACCCATGCCCGGAAAACTGCAATCGTGCTGTATGATTTCTGTATGAGCCTGGGAATTCCTATTACCATTTATGGGCATTCTACAGATTCTAAGGGTGTTGCTTTGTATTCCTATGCTGAATTTGATTCTCTGGATGCCTCTGACCGTTACCGGCTGATAGATATGTCTGCCCGTAATGGCAACCGGGATGGAGCTGCACTTCGTTATGTTGCGGAACACCTGGCAAAGCGTCCGGAATCACAAAAACTCCTCATCATAATCTCTGACGGACAGCCCGCAGATTGTGGGTACAGTGGTACGGAAGCAGAAGCAGATCTTCGTGGTATCAAGAATGAATATCGTAAACGTGGCATTGTGATCTTTGCTGCAGCAATTGGTGATGACAAAGAAAACATCCGCAGAATCTATCAGGATGGTTTTTTAGATATTACCAAATTAGAAGATTTGCCCAAAAATATGACACAGCTTGTAAAACAATATTTGAAATAG
- a CDS encoding AbrB/MazE/SpoVT family DNA-binding domain-containing protein, translated as MDYATTLNIDQQGRIIIPAKVRKALQLHTGDVLMLEADTRNICLRKCDSHIPMDIRLDSFLDILHSNVPCRILLCNHSKIIASKNYHTALNMPVTESIQRLLQQGKMKLFSEKERIYPTMTGKYPISAFFPISKKNEFGETLGLLLCTKNQQPFSEMDLGCAKMTAAAISRYIQQNYERTVI; from the coding sequence ATGGATTATGCCACAACACTAAATATTGACCAACAAGGGCGGATCATTATTCCTGCCAAAGTAAGAAAAGCCCTACAACTTCATACAGGCGATGTATTGATGCTGGAAGCTGACACACGCAACATCTGTCTTCGTAAATGCGACTCCCATATCCCTATGGATATCCGGTTAGACAGTTTTCTGGATATTTTACATAGTAATGTCCCTTGCCGGATCCTGTTATGTAATCATTCCAAAATCATTGCTTCCAAGAATTATCATACAGCACTTAATATGCCTGTAACAGAAAGTATTCAAAGGCTTCTGCAACAGGGAAAGATGAAATTATTCTCTGAAAAGGAACGCATATACCCTACTATGACAGGAAAATATCCCATATCAGCCTTTTTCCCTATTTCTAAAAAAAACGAATTTGGTGAAACGTTGGGACTTTTACTGTGTACAAAAAATCAACAGCCTTTCAGCGAAATGGATTTAGGCTGTGCCAAAATGACTGCGGCGGCGATTTCCCGCTACATTCAACAAAATTATGAAAGGACGGTGATATAA
- a CDS encoding IS3 family transposase, whose amino-acid sequence MKRQVSVSGILKKLDVSRSGYNAWKKRVPSDTSIRRTVLKEKIQKIYDDSHQNYGAPKIAAELRKSGETITEKTVGNYMRQMGIKAQWIKPYTQTTIDSDLSQKLKNILNEKFNPEHPDAVWCSDITYIWTYEGFVYLTSIMDLYSRKIISWVLSETLEASHVVKCIEKAKQSRHIENPLIFHCDRGCQYVSEAFHKATEGMIHSYSKKAYPWDNACIESFHALLKREWINRFKIFNYTHAYKLIFEYIETFYNTVRIHSHCGYLSPNEYEEQYLKNLETTVTSLAS is encoded by the coding sequence GTGAAACGTCAAGTTTCTGTCAGCGGGATACTGAAAAAATTGGACGTTTCACGATCTGGTTATAATGCATGGAAGAAGCGGGTTCCTTCGGACACGTCTATTCGTCGAACTGTTTTAAAAGAAAAAATCCAAAAGATTTATGATGATTCACATCAAAACTATGGTGCTCCTAAAATTGCAGCTGAATTGCGGAAATCCGGAGAAACTATTACTGAAAAAACAGTGGGAAATTATATGCGTCAAATGGGAATAAAAGCGCAATGGATCAAACCGTATACTCAAACAACCATTGATTCTGATCTAAGCCAGAAACTAAAAAATATTTTGAACGAAAAATTTAATCCAGAACATCCAGATGCTGTATGGTGCTCAGATATCACTTATATTTGGACATATGAAGGATTTGTATATCTTACCAGTATTATGGATCTATATTCCAGAAAAATCATTTCCTGGGTACTAAGTGAGACGCTGGAGGCATCTCATGTAGTAAAATGTATTGAAAAGGCAAAACAGTCCAGACATATTGAAAATCCGCTTATTTTTCATTGTGACAGAGGATGTCAATATGTATCAGAAGCATTTCACAAGGCAACGGAAGGAATGATTCACAGCTATTCCAAGAAGGCTTATCCTTGGGACAATGCTTGCATAGAATCGTTCCATGCCCTTTTAAAACGAGAGTGGATTAATCGTTTCAAAATTTTCAATTATACTCATGCATATAAATTGATTTTTGAATATATCGAGACGTTCTACAACACCGTCCGTATTCATAGTCATTGTGGATATTTATCTCCAAATGAATATGAGGAACAATATCTAAAAAATCTGGAAACGACTGTAACAAGCTTAGCAAGTTAA
- a CDS encoding SOS response-associated peptidase, with protein sequence MAARQMQWGFPRFQGKGLLINARVEAILDKKTFRDSVLHRRCVIPAHHFYEWCKNKEKYTFQSPKQDATLFMAGCYQIYNGQNRFVILTTQANASVAPVHERMPLLLERQELEDWIMEDAAVEFILAKKPILLNRTAEYEQLKLFS encoded by the coding sequence GTGGCTGCAAGGCAGATGCAGTGGGGATTTCCGAGGTTCCAGGGAAAGGGATTGCTTATCAATGCAAGGGTAGAGGCTATACTGGACAAGAAGACCTTTCGGGACAGTGTGCTGCATCGAAGATGTGTGATTCCTGCCCATCACTTTTACGAATGGTGTAAAAACAAAGAAAAATATACTTTTCAAAGTCCAAAGCAGGATGCCACATTATTTATGGCAGGGTGTTATCAAATCTATAATGGTCAAAATCGTTTTGTAATTCTGACTACGCAGGCAAATGCTTCTGTAGCACCGGTGCATGAACGGATGCCATTGCTTTTGGAACGACAAGAACTGGAAGATTGGATTATGGAGGATGCAGCGGTAGAATTTATTCTTGCTAAGAAGCCCATACTGTTGAATCGGACAGCAGAATATGAACAACTGAAATTATTTTCATAA
- a CDS encoding SAM-dependent methyltransferase, with product MNDLMLHRAAQLLEAEFGPQWRTVADMLGTEGLRKRVGKELTSFMAYPERGEGGNSQWRGNCSPEVIAALLRYCLDDKRYYGKDTSTFTLLDPMSGSGTSKAAADRYQVRSLLYDLNPAPAYGKGNWNALKDEVEDSADLIFFHPPYHNMIQYSGNIWGNPHPDDLSRCENYSDFLEKLNHCIRKFFLALRKGGRLAILVGDMRLHGKFYSMQHDLMRMGDFESFLVKGQFNCVSDNRTYKKPFIPIVTEYALLLKKTDSFIIPFSIRQEGVFSVQNTDILALTWHHLIRMTMESIGGRGALKDLYALLKEHPKAKKNPHYQERIRATLYEHPDEYIPVSKGYFRLSYSVT from the coding sequence ATGAATGACTTAATGCTGCATCGGGCAGCACAATTATTAGAAGCTGAATTTGGTCCCCAATGGCGTACTGTCGCTGACATGCTTGGAACGGAAGGATTGCGAAAACGTGTGGGAAAGGAACTGACTTCTTTCATGGCATACCCAGAACGGGGCGAAGGCGGTAACAGCCAGTGGCGTGGTAACTGCTCTCCCGAAGTGATTGCAGCACTTCTACGCTATTGCCTGGACGATAAGCGATATTACGGAAAAGATACCAGCACCTTTACCCTCTTAGATCCTATGAGTGGCTCTGGGACTTCAAAGGCGGCGGCTGACCGTTATCAGGTACGTTCCCTGCTCTATGATCTAAATCCGGCACCTGCTTATGGAAAAGGTAACTGGAATGCCCTAAAAGATGAAGTGGAGGATTCCGCTGATCTCATCTTTTTCCATCCACCTTACCATAATATGATCCAGTATTCCGGAAATATCTGGGGAAACCCTCACCCGGACGACCTATCCCGCTGTGAAAACTATTCGGATTTTTTAGAAAAACTAAATCACTGTATCCGGAAATTTTTCCTGGCACTTCGGAAAGGTGGCAGGCTTGCCATACTGGTAGGCGACATGCGGCTCCATGGTAAGTTCTATAGTATGCAGCATGATTTAATGCGGATGGGTGATTTTGAATCTTTTCTGGTAAAGGGCCAGTTTAATTGTGTTTCCGACAATCGGACGTACAAAAAGCCTTTCATTCCCATTGTGACAGAATATGCTCTGTTGCTGAAAAAAACGGATTCTTTCATTATCCCCTTCAGCATCCGGCAAGAAGGTGTGTTTTCTGTACAAAATACAGATATTCTTGCACTGACTTGGCATCATCTAATCCGGATGACAATGGAGAGTATTGGAGGAAGAGGGGCTTTAAAAGACCTGTACGCTTTATTAAAAGAACACCCAAAAGCGAAAAAGAATCCGCATTATCAGGAACGTATCCGTGCCACCTTATATGAACACCCAGACGAATATATACCTGTATCGAAAGGATATTTTCGTTTGAGTTACTCGGTTACATAA
- a CDS encoding transposase, translated as MARGTRYSQEFKEDAVRYRLEHPEIALRKCAENLGISESALKTWMKSAKEHEGTVPTRGSGNYASDEAKEIARLQRELRDTKDALEVLKKAIGILGK; from the coding sequence ATGGCAAGAGGTACAAGGTATTCACAAGAGTTTAAGGAAGATGCAGTAAGATATCGGTTGGAGCATCCTGAGATTGCGCTTCGTAAGTGTGCTGAAAATCTTGGAATTAGTGAATCAGCACTAAAGACTTGGATGAAATCAGCAAAGGAACATGAAGGAACTGTTCCTACTCGTGGTTCAGGCAATTACGCAAGTGATGAAGCAAAAGAAATCGCACGTCTGCAACGAGAATTACGCGATACAAAGGATGCACTTGAAGTGTTAAAAAAAGCAATCGGTATTCTGGGAAAATGA